One genomic window of Mustela nigripes isolate SB6536 chromosome 15, MUSNIG.SB6536, whole genome shotgun sequence includes the following:
- the ABHD13 gene encoding protein ABHD13 gives MEKSWMLWNFVERWLIALASWSWALCRISLLPLIVTFHLYGGIILLLLIFVSIAGILYKFQDVLLYFPEQPSSSRLYVPMPTGIPHENIFIRTKDGVRLNLILIRYTGDNSPYSPTIIYFHGNAGNIGHRLPNALLMLVNLKVNLLLVDYRGYGKSEGEASEDGLCLDSEAVLDYVMTRPDLDKTKIFLFGRSLGGAVAIHLASENSHRISAIMVENTFLSIPHMASTLFSFFPMRYLPLWCYKNKFLSYRKISQCRMPSLFISGLSDQLIPPVMMKQLYELSPSRTKRLAIFPDGTHNDTWQCQGYFPALEQFIREVLKSHSPEEMAKTSSNVTII, from the coding sequence ATGGAAAAGTCCTGGATGCTGTGGAACTTTGTTGAAAGATGGCTAATAGCCTTGGCTTCCTGGTCTTGGGCTCTTTGCCGTATTTCTCTTTTACCTTTGATCGTGACTTTTCATCTGTACGGGGGCATTATCTTACTTTTGTTAATATTCGTATCAATAGCAGGTATTCTATATAAATTCCAGGATGTATTGCTTTATTTTCCAGAACAGCCATCTTCTTCACGCCTTTATGTTCCCATGCCCACTGGGATTCcccatgaaaacattttcatcagaACCAAAGATGGAGTGCGTCTGAATCTTATTTTGATAAGATACACTGGAGACAATTCGCCCTATTCCCCAACTATAATTTATTTCCATGGAAATGCAGGCAACATAGGTCACAGGTTACCGAATGCGTTGCTTATGTTGGTGAACCTCAAAGTCAATCTTTTGCTTGTTGATTACCGAGGCTATGGGAAGAGTGAAGGAGAAGCCAGCGAGGACGGACTCTGCTTGGACTCCGAGGCCGTCCTGGACTATGTGATGACTAGACCTGACCTTGACAAgacaaaaattttccttttcGGCCGTTCCTTGGGAGGAGCCGTGGCTATTCACTTGGCCTCTGAAAATTCACACAGGATTTCAGCCATTATGGTAGAGAACACGTTTCTAAGCATACCGCATATGGCCAgcactttattttccttctttccgaTGCGTTACCTTCCTTTGTGGtgctacaaaaataaattcttgtcCTACAGAAAAATCTCTCAGTGCAGAATGCCTTCTCTTTTCATCTCTGGACTCTCTGACCAGTTAATTCCGCCAGTGATGATGAAGCAACTCTATGAGCTGTCCCCGTCTCGGACTAAGAGATTGGCCATTTTTCCTGACGGGACTCACAACGACACGTGGCAATGCCAGGGCTACTTTCCTGCCCTCGAACAGTTCATCAGAGAAGTCCTCAAAAGTCATTCTCCGGAAGAAATGGCAAAAACTTCCTCTAACGTAACAATCATCTAA